In Platichthys flesus chromosome 21, fPlaFle2.1, whole genome shotgun sequence, the following are encoded in one genomic region:
- the LOC133932830 gene encoding cystatin-B-like — protein MSVGGGLSEVLEADGKIQLICDMVRTEVEARLRKKYDMFKAETYKTQVVAGTKYFIKVHVGGDDHLHLAVSQKLPCDGGNCLLTNIREGKSHHDRIEHF, from the exons ATGTCTGTGGGAGGTGGACTCTCTGAGGTTCTGGAAGCAGATGGAAAAATCCAGTTGATCTGTGACATG GTGAGGACCGAGGTTGAAGCAAGGTTACGGAAAAAGTACGACATGTTCAAAGCCGAGACTTACAAGACGCAGGTTGTGGCCGGGACCAAGTACTTCATTAAG GTCCATGTGGGAGGAGATGATCATCTTCATCTCGCAGTTTCCCAAAAACTGCCATGTGATGGAGGGAACTGTCTGCTTACTAACATACGTGAAGGCAAAAGCCACCACGACCGCATCGAGCATTtctaa
- the LOC133932866 gene encoding cystatin-B-like, whose amino-acid sequence MQKSRRSDAMKHEVEVMTGKNYVVFTAKLYKTQVVAGTNYLIKVHVGEDGYDHLIVYQKLPCDGGTLQLTGIQENKRLDDPLVPF is encoded by the exons ATGCAGAAATCCAGAAGATCTGACGCT ATGAAGCACGAGGTTGAAGTAATGACAGGGAAGAACTACGTCGTCTTCACAGCCAAGTTGTACAAGACGCAGGTTGTGGCCGGGACCAACTACTTGATTAAG GTCCATGTGGGAGAAGATGGATATGATCATCTCATCGTTTACCAAAAACTGCCATGTGATGGAGGAACCCTTCAGCTGACTGGCatacaggaaaacaaaagactCGATGACCCCCTTGTGCCTTTCTAA